In Scomber japonicus isolate fScoJap1 chromosome 20, fScoJap1.pri, whole genome shotgun sequence, the genomic window GTTGTTCAGTAGAACGGCTGTGTGTCCTTCTCCTTGCAGGCATGAGTAAAAGAAAACTATTTATCACTCCGTTGTCTGTGATTCTTCAGAGAAACTTCTAGTGAAAAAATCCTCCTACAACATCATGAATGAATAtcaaaaaactgaagaaaactgAAGAATATCAATGAACCAGTTCTTTTGCTGTGTGCTTTAGATCTGATGGAACATTTTGTTCAGCTCTGATTGGCAGTAGCTGCACTCCACAGTCTAGCAGGGAGCTGCTAATCTCATCATGGCCACTGATGCATATTAAGTGTCTCATGAGAGAAAACAATAAGGCCTGGAAACCAATTTATTCATGCATAGTGCCATGGTTTCAtactttgatttttattatacaGAAGAGCCTCAAGTAGTAGGTAAAGGTATCAGCTATGGCCAAAAAGAGCCATGGCCTGGGCTCAGTCTGGGTCATGCAGTTGAAGTGATGGTAGCTCACCAGGTTAAGTTCCTTGAGGGGGTTTCTTGGGGTCCCCAGCAAAAAcaggaatcatttattttcactataattccattcataagtaacacaatgacagaatatatGACTATTTTAGTCACAGGTTTTATATAAAttatgtaaaacatttaaaagcaaaaaccTCATCAGATGGGGGACCCTGGGACAAAATCTCATCAAATGGGGGTCCGTGGTCTGGTCCTTGCTGTGAAAAAACTTTGAGAACTACTGTTGGAAACCatttatgaaatatttatattctgctTATGAATATTAAATAGGATGACTATGATAATAAAGCGTTATCCTATATGTAAACaatgataaataatgaattaataattcaGAATTAATCAGATGTACGAAATCAATATAGGCAGGTTTTGTTGACTGTGTTGGTTTAcccctgtttcttttttctatccccccgtttcattttttaatctacttgtgtttctgctttttgtCAAACCTGCTGATTAGACGTTTCTTAAAAAcgtatttcttctgttttacagGTTTTACGGTAATCTCCTGTCTTAAACGGATGTTGCAGTGACAACTTCCTTAGTAACAAGAAGCTTGCGCTACAGTTTATGGAGGATGTGTTTAATGTTAAGCcaatttaataatatttcattGAGTTGCTAAAGTACTTATTTACAGTTTAGTGTACTTACATCAGGTTGAAAAGAGTAACGTTGGAGAAGTAACTTTAGGCGAACTGTTGGCGACGCCATGTTTCTTTGAGGAGATGAATTCCCACCAGTGGCGCATTTCAGTTCAGATACTTATTGTTTTGTATGGACATTTGGCTCAAGCAGCCACAGACTCAACCGTCAGTGCCAGTCCAACAACTGAGACACCTCTCAGCACACCAACCCCTGCTCCTGGAATCACGGAGGCGGCCACAGACTTCACTGATGTCGGTACCAGTCCAACAACTGAGACACCTCTCAGCACACCAACCCCTGCTCCTGGAATCACGGAGGCGGCCACAGGCTTCACTGATGTCGGTACCACTGAGGCTGAAAGCACAGCGCTGACGGAGGCTCCGACCGCGGTCACTGAAGCTCCGTCTGCAACCACCGTCCAACCTGTGCTGACTCCAGAGGGTAATTTACACCTGCTTGTTAAAATACTGAGCTGAAAAATCTCAGTCCAGCTTTTGTTAAATGTCTCCGAGCGGATCCATCAAACTTTGTTCCACTGATAACAACCTTTTGGCTAATATTTACTTGCTTTTCCTTGGTACCACATGTTATATTGCGTTAACAAAAAAGTATAGAAAAAGGCTATTATTCTCTTCACACTTTGCTTTTGTGACCAGGACGgtgatattttgaaaattaCCTATTTCTAATTGGTAAACATGTGAATTTGCACATTTTGAAtaataaagtcagaaaaaaacaagatgtttCACCAGATCTTTGGGCTGCTTGTGAAAATGATTTCAAGTATTCACTACTCACTTCTAAGTCATTTGTGGTCACTTTTGTATAACTTTAAAACATGGTTCATTTTTTCTCCCTTAATTAGACTAAACCTGACTAATACAGGTATTTTCTGTTCATATCCAGGTTGTCTCTGTGATTTAACCCCTGGTTTCTGTGACATTGGCTGCTGTTGTGACACAGATGATTGTGGCATTGCTAACCTGAGCACTGTCTTCAATGGATGTCCACAGAAAGTTATGTAAGTCTTCTGCACATGATCATATGGTTCTCGCACAcaaagtttttacatttttagcatTTAAAAGAACTGTTTTATTTCACAGATCGGGAGTTTGTATCGAGAAGTGGCTGATATTCAAAGCCAACGTGGATTCATCTCTTATTACTGTGAATGACTCTTTGTTTTGTGTTCAGACTGAAGGTAAATAGATTATTCAGTTTCACAAGAGCACATGAATGAATAACACTTGACTATTTCCTGCTAAACCTGTCAAAAATCTCCATCAACAGATAATGCACCTCATTCTCTACCAGCTCTACCTCTGTATCTGGCCTTAGGGGACTCGTACCACTTCTCACCTCCGAAACCTGCAAGCACAAGTTACAGCAGAGATTTTTACAGGGTAACACAAACAGATATTTAGTGTTTAAAGACTTCCACTCTCAATGTTGTACCTGAGCTATTGAATCATATTGagttttcatttatattcagagttttgtttttaaaaactgctAATGAagcttttatataaaacattaaaacaatactAAAAACAAGAATGATACAAGAATAACTGATATCAAAAATAACTTCAAcctgaaaatgaatgtttttatttctcgcTCTATCATATTCTGTATTTGTTTGCTCTGAATTACAAAGTCTGCCTCTGATAAAATATCTGCCTCTGATAATatttataaagtaaaataaatattatatcagAGGCTTCCAATCTTTTTAGTAAAATTCTGTTCAGaatattttaatgcttttaatcAACTGGATATCAGCAAACATAGAGAAATATTAGCAGCTTCTTTCCAAAAATATTGGCACTAGATTTCAAATATTAAGTGTTACAGCACTAAATAGAAAAATTCTGATCAGCTCATTGTTGATATTGTTAAGCTCAAAGGAAcactgttgattttcattgatcTAGGAGATTTTTTAGGGTTTTCTGGTACCACAGTactaacaaaaataaaaatcaatgacTAAAACAATGAAATGCAAATAAGACTCTGGTTTTTGCaggttgatgatgtcatcctgaCATTTTTCTCCAGCTCGTCTGTGCGGGGTCTCCTTCATCAGCCGTCTCCAGGGACTGCAGCTGCGTTCTGTGTCAACCGCAACCCTGCAAGTGAGTTTACACCACATAAAGCATAAAGCATAAAGCACATAAAGCAACGTTAATCTGTTCAATATCACAGTGTAGCAGAGTTAAATCCAGACCTACAAAACTGATATTGGTAAAGTTCTGTATGTGTGAGCAATAGCAAAATGATATCATACAGTTTTGCCACAATACTGAATCTGCAGGacatttcttttgtctttttctgtatATTATAGTCTACCACTGTAACACTCTTCCTCCCAACAAATCCTGTTTTCTCCTGCTTGCAGAGTTCATGAGGTCTGTGTCTCACTCTTGTACCCGCATGTTGACTCCTCAGTCATGCACCACAGACCCAAATCTCAACGCACGCTCCTACTTCTCTGATCTGAGTCTGATCAAGGTCAGCAAGTCTTTTTCActaatcacttcctgtcttgttCCATGTTCCCATCTAGAAAGTTACTTGTAAGAAATCTCACAGCAGATAAGCTGACGTCAATATTGTCATTGCAGATTCCAATAGGTGAGACTGCAGAAGTGTCAGAATATCTGGTAAGTCACTGATTGAACATGAAGGTCAAAGCCAAGAAAGTATGTCACACAGTCATCATCTGTCAACACTGGCATTTAGCATTGCCTctatataaatatgtacaacACATCTCTTCTTTCTACTGCTGTGCAAAAGCAAACCCAAAAGTTTCTTGTATCTGGGATGCCATCTTTGTTTGTGTGATGTTGTTTGGAGCCAGTGTCTGCACAGTAATGTGGGACAGCGGCCTGATGGAGGCTTGAGAGTCGTTGCCACAGCTATGAAtccctttttatttcattaaataacTGATTAAAACAAACTTATCTGAAAAATGAGCACTTGGAAAAACACCAGCATGATAAGAATGACCTAAAAGGACAGAAACCAACTTTGGGAAATATTTATTTGacgtgatttttttttggtttggccCATGTCCTGTTAGCTAACATGTAGGGGATGGGACTTATgacctatactgcagccagTGCATTTGAGATGTTTTAGCTTCACTTTTGGGGAACTGTCATGACGTCCATATTCATAAACAGTCAATGACAACAATGGCATTTCATGTTATTATTTCAACATATccctttaaaaaataagaaaataaaaaataggccATTCCTCAGTTTTGAGTGggtgtcattttcatttttaataacacCTAACAAGTAGGgccttttgttgctttttgctGATTTCCTGAGTGTAGATTTGGTGGTTGGAAGTGTCAACATGGTTAAACATGTATTAGTTTATGTAAAGTGCAGGAagggattttaaaatgtaaaaatagttaCTACTAAAGTTGTGTCTTTTGACTTCCAAAGTAAGATACTGTACTTCATATTTCAGATCGCAGTCACTTCTCTGGCTGAATGGCCTTCACCAAGTCTACAAAACAACTCCTGTGTTAATGTGGCGAAGAAGGTGATTTGTAATATTTGTACCTTTTTATATCTCATGTAGTTGAGTtcataatgaaatattaaactcaCTTCTAATCCCTCATTCTCTTACAGGTGAAGTTTGTCATAGGTTACACAAGCAGAGGGGAAATCTCATATGCAACAGTAGATGTCATCTTAGCTGATGCGGATCCGAATCAGATGCTGTTGCAGACACATTCTGTACAATTCCAGGTTAGCCTCATAAAGTCACAGATTTTATCACTAAATAATCTGTGGATTGAAACACTGAGCTTCTCTCTTCTAGCTGGCAACACCAAGCCCTACTCCAGGAGGGCCGAGCACTGCAGTAGGACTAAGAGCTGGATCTCCTGTCATCGGTCACTTTGTTGAAACAATGAAGCCAGTATCCTCACTAAGAACACTGTGAATTTCTCTTGAGGGGTTTTAagttatattttcagttttccaGCTAGCTATGAGTCAAGTTCCTTTACAGTGATTCAGCTGACCACACTGGGGGTCTCACAGGGCGGCGAGTGTTCCTCTGACCCCAGCGCACGAGCTCCCATCCTCTTCACACACAATATCATCACTGGCTGCACGTTCAGGTGAGCCTTCACTGTTTAGAGGAAGTAATACTGCCActctttcaaattaaaacctAAAGAGTTTgctttagaacctgctctatgtgtaaagtgccttaagataactttgttgtgatttggtgctatacaaatactgattgattgattgattgattgattgattgattgattgattgactccTCCTacactaa contains:
- the LOC128381228 gene encoding tectonic-3-like isoform X2, which gives rise to MNSHQWRISVQILIVLYGHLAQAATDSTVSASPTTETPLSTPTPAPGITEAATDFTDVGTSPTTETPLSTPTPAPGITEAATGFTDVGTTEAESTALTEAPTAVTEAPSATTVQPVLTPEGCLCDLTPGFCDIGCCCDTDDCGIANLSTVFNGCPQKVISGVCIEKWLIFKANVDSSLITVNDSLFCVQTEDNAPHSLPALPLYLALGDSYHFSPPKPASTSYSRDFYRVDDVILTFFSSSSVRGLLHQPSPGTAAAFCVNRNPAKFMRSVSHSCTRMLTPQSCTTDPNLNARSYFSDLSLIKIPIGETAEVSEYLIAVTSLAEWPSPSLQNNSCVNVAKKVKFVIGYTSRGEISYATVDVILADADPNQMLLQTHSVQFQLATPSPTPGGPSTAVGLRAGSPVIGHFVETMKPLTTLGVSQGGECSSDPSARAPILFTHNIITGCTFSSPSSDCSELRSQMYWMLQEFATPDSIAMNSGSQPDWTRVITQECPVSFEVQLNHESKIFKPERVRNSEWTLDINIVTTELKHHI
- the LOC128381228 gene encoding tectonic-3-like isoform X1 encodes the protein MNSHQWRISVQILIVLYGHLAQAATDSTVSASPTTETPLSTPTPAPGITEAATDFTDVGTSPTTETPLSTPTPAPGITEAATGFTDVGTTEAESTALTEAPTAVTEAPSATTVQPVLTPEGCLCDLTPGFCDIGCCCDTDDCGIANLSTVFNGCPQKVISGVCIEKWLIFKANVDSSLITVNDSLFCVQTEDNAPHSLPALPLYLALGDSYHFSPPKPASTSYSRDFYRVDDVILTFFSSSSVRGLLHQPSPGTAAAFCVNRNPAKFMRSVSHSCTRMLTPQSCTTDPNLNARSYFSDLSLIKIPIGETAEVSEYLIAVTSLAEWPSPSLQNNSCVNVAKKVKFVIGYTSRGEISYATVDVILADADPNQMLLQTHSVQFQLATPSPTPGGPSTAVGLRAGSPVIGHFVETMKPLTTLGVSQGGECSSDPSARAPILFTHNIITGCTFSSPSSDCSELRSQMYWMLQEFATPDSIAMNSGSQPDWTRVITQECPVSFEETCDSGCVLPHSLSIQVIWARQGPLDFPQSYILGAKYLFQCRSFKCPLASSLALTTEVTFVDTTVYPEPPRGLPQPRWKFPFDFFTRGTVELDGHTVINGCDTEKVTWSLMLFTVMLLTGLEFFSR